One stretch of Strigops habroptila isolate Jane unplaced genomic scaffold, bStrHab1.2.pri NC_044299.1_ctg1, whole genome shotgun sequence DNA includes these proteins:
- the NELFE gene encoding negative elongation factor E, with protein sequence MLALPPGLTEEEEALQKRFAKLRKKKKALLALKKQQNAAGPSGQGGIKRSLSDQPPLDTAMATEQAKLLVKSGAISAIKAETKNSGFKRSRTLEGKLKDPEKGPIPTFQPFQRSISADDDTQESRRPQRKSLYESFVSASERLREPEGGSSSRGDPSERGERRLDWEQDPEPEERSRDRDGPFRRSDSFPERRPPRKGNTLYVHGAELSPELLRGAFGPFGAIIDLAMDTPRNCAFVTYEKMESADQAIAELNGAVVQDVQLKVSIARKQPLLDAATGKSLWGSLAVKNSAKGSHRDKRTQVVYNEDLFGGQ encoded by the exons ATGCTGGCGCTGCCCCCGGGGCTcacggaggaggaggaggcgctGCAGAAGCGGTTTGCGAAGCTGAGGAAGAAG AAGAAGGCGCTGTTGGcgctgaagaagcagcagaatgcGGCCGGACCCAGCGGGCAGGGGGGGATCAAGCGAT CCCTGTCGGACCAGCCCCCCCTGGACACGGCCATGGCTACGGAGCAGGCGAAGCTGCTGGTGAAGTCGGGGGCCATCAGCGCCATCAAGGCTGAGACCAAGAACTCGGGGTTCAAACGGTCCCGGACCCTCGAGGGCAAACTCAAG gACCCCGAGAAGGGCCCGATCCCGACGTTCCAGCCCTTCCAACGGAGCATCTCAGCTGACGATGACACCCAAGAG TCACGTCGACCGCAGAGGAAGTCGCTCTATGAAAG CTTTGTGAGCGCCAGCGAGAGGCTGCGGGAGCCTGAGGGGGGGTCAAGCTCAAGGGGGGACCCCTCTGAGCGGGGGGAGCGGCGCCTGGATTGGGAACAGGACCCGGAGCCGGAGGAGCGAAGCCGGGACCGGGATGGACCATTCCGCA gGTCGGACTCGTTCCCCGAGCGCCGCCCCCCCCGCAAGGGGAACACTCTGTACGTGCACGGGGCCGAGCTGAGCCCGGAGCTGCTGCGCGGAGCCTTCGGGCCCTTCGGAGCCATCATCGACCTGGCCATGGACACCCCCCGCAA CTGCGCCTTTGTCACCTATGAGAAGATGGAATCAGCGGATCAGGCCATTGCCGAG TTGAATGGGGCCGTGGTCCAGGACGTGCAGCTCAAAGTCAGCATCGCCCGGAAGCAGCCGCTGCTGGATGCGGCCACTGGGAAGTCGCTGTGGGGGTCCCTGG CGGTGAAGAACAGCGCGAAGGGCTCCCACAGGGACAAGCGCACGCAGGTTGTCTACAATGAAGACCTATTTGGGGGGCAATAA
- the RPS5 gene encoding 40S ribosomal protein S5: MSDWETAPAVTETPDIKLFGKWSTDDVQINDISLQDYIAVKEKYAKYLPHSAGRYAAKRFRKAQCPIVERLTNSMMMHGRNNGKKLMTVRIVKHAFEIIHLLTGENPLQVLVNAIINSGPREDSTRIGRAGTVRRQAVDVSPLRRVNQAIWLLCTGAREAAFRNIKTIAECLADELINAAKGSSNSYAIKKKDELERVAKSNR, from the exons ATGTCCGACTGGGAAACGGCTCCAGCCGTCACCGAGACCCCGGACATCAAACTGTTTGGCAAGTGGAGCACGGACGACGTCCAGATCAATGATATCTCCTTGCAG gATTACATTGCTGTCAAGGAGAAATATGCCAAGTACCTGCCCCACAGCGCCGGGCGCTACGCGGCCAAACGCTTCCGCAAAGCCCAATGTCCCATCGTGGAGAGACTCACCAATTCCATGATGATGCACGGCCGGAATAACGGCAAGAAGCTGATGACCGTGCGCATCGTCAAGCACGCCTTCGAGATCATCCACCTGCTCACCGGCGAG aaCCCTCTCCAGGTCCTGGTCAATGCCATCATCAATTCCGGCCCTCGGGAAGACTCGACCCGGATCGGGCGGGCGGGCACGGTGCGGCGTCAGGCCGTGGACGTGTCCCCCCTTCGCCGCGTCAACCAG GCCATTTGGCTCCTGTGCACCGGAGCTCGGGAAGCCGCTTTCCGCAACATCAAAACCATCGCCGAGTGTTTGGCCGATGAACTCATCAACGCCGCCAag GGTTCTTCCAACTCTTACGCCATCAAGAAGAAGGATGAGCTGGAGCGTGTGGCCAAATCCAACCGTTAG
- the LOC115618838 gene encoding class II histocompatibility antigen, M beta 1 chain-like, protein MSTAFVVQLWGSCALASNGSTSSFTLRFNGAPLVCSEPAGALPPVPCAAGLLQGVATALATALGQDSTWMQRTQEQERTCASLSLPSALRSVPPQARVTSSASSDAVVPVLLTCHVWGFYPPDVTVLWLHNGDIVNPGDKSPSLVPNGDLTYQTQLTLMVAPAHGDTFTCSVQHPSLEQPLLVDWGPGLSPELTVKVVAAALVLVLGLSIFAVGVHHYRDRSRAPGYTPLAGDTHPTGNATSTLPPP, encoded by the exons ATGTCGA CCGCGTTCGTggtgcagctctggggctcctGCGCTCTGGCTTCCAACGGCTCCACCTCCAGCTTCACGCTGCGCTTCAACGGGGCCCCCCTGGTGTGCTCGGAGCCCGCCGGGGCCCTCCCGCCCGTGCCCTGCGCCGCGGGGCTGCTCCAAGGCGTCGCCACGGCCCTGGCGACGGCGCTGGGCCAGGACAGCACCTGGATGCAGAGGACGCAGGAGCAGGAGCGTACCTGCGCCAGCCTCAGCCTCCCCAGCGCCCTGCGCAGCG TGCCCCCCCAGGCCCGTGTCACCTCCTCGGCCTCCAGTGATGCCGTTGTCCCCGTGCTCCTCACGTGCCACGTTTGGGGCTTCTACCCCCCCGATGTCACCGTCCTCTGGCTGCACAACGGGGACATCGTGAACCCTGGTGACAAGTCCCCCTCCCTGGTCCCCAACGGGGACCTGACCTACCAGACCCAGCTCACCCTGATGGTGGCCCCGGCACATGGGGACACCTTCACGTGCTCCGTGCAACaccccagcctggagcagccccTCCTGGTGGATTGGG GTCCCGGTTTGTCCCCTGAGCTGACGGTGAAGGTGGTGGCGGCCGCCCTGGTGCTCGTTTTGGGGCTCAGCATCTTCGCCGTCGGGGTCCATCATTATCGCGACCGGTCCCGGGCACCGG GTTACACCCCCCTCGCTGGCGACACCCACCCCACAGGTAACGCTACATCCACCCTGCCCCCCCCATAG
- the LOC115618851 gene encoding class II histocompatibility antigen, B-L beta chain-like, which produces MGTGGAPGAGTMLVALVALVALGAHPAHGEEMSRIFQWVFKHECHFLNGTERVRLLERRIYNREQYAHFDSDVGHYVGDTPVGEFQAKHYNDNLEFLEQKRAEVDTVCRHNYGVVTPFTIDRRVTPEVEIFPVQSSSAPQTNRLACAVMDFYPAPIEVRWFKNGQEEIEHVVSTDVIQNGDWTYQVLVMLETTPQRGDTYMCHVEHVSLQQPITRYWEVPADAARSKMLTGVGGFVLGLIFTVVGLIFYKRKKGTYFPPLQASS; this is translated from the exons ATGGGGACTGGGGGTGCTCCGGGAGCTGGGACCatgctggtggcactggtggcactggtggcactgggagcCCACCCGGCTCATGGCGAGGAGATGTCGA GGATTTTCCAGTGGGTGTTTAAGCATGAGTGTCACTTCCTCAATGGCACCGAGCGGGTCAGGCTTCTGGAGAGGCGCATCTACAACCGGGAGCAGTATGCGCACTTCGACAGCGATGTGGGGCACTATGTGGGTGATACCCCCGTGGGTGAGTTCCAAGCCAAGCACTACAACGACAATTTGGAATTTCTGGAGCAGAAACGGGCCGAGGTGGACACGGTCTGCCGGCACAACTATGGGGTGGTGACCCCTTTCACCATAGATCGGAGAG TGACTCCGGAGGTCGAGATCTTCCCGGTGCAGTCGAGTTCGGCGCCGCAGACCAACCGCTTGGCGTGTGCCGTGATGGATTTCTACCCCGCGCCCATCGAGGTCCGATGGTTCAAGAACGGCCAAGAGGAGATAGAGCACGTCGTGTCCACCGACGTCATCCAGAACGGCGACTGGACCTACCAAGTGCTGGTGATGCTGGAAACCACCCCGCAGCGCGGTGACACCTACATGTGCCACGTGGAACACGTCAGCCTCCAGCAGCCCATCACCAGATACTGGG AGGTGCCGGCGGATGCCGCCAGGAGCAAGATGCTGACGGGGGTCGGGGGCTTCGTGTTGGGGCTCATCTTCACCGTGGTGGGGCTCATCTTCTACAAGCGCAAGAAG GGCACTTACTTCCCCCCGCTGCAG GCCTCCTCCTGA
- the LOC115618852 gene encoding HLA class II histocompatibility antigen, DR alpha chain-like has product MGGGLGIAALLLLPLALWGTTAVKVGNTIVQSEFYQQDENKQHQGSEFMFDFDGDEIFHVDQEKTETVWRLQEFGEFASFNAQGALQNMAIGWQNLDVSISNSNKSRATIVPPEVTVFPKRRVELEEQNILICYVDKLWPPILEVTWVQNGQSVSEGVFETVFYPREDNTYRMFSYLPFVPARGDYYDCRVEHEGLPGGLLKHWEPELPAAASETTQTLVCALGLAVGIIGIVVGTTLIIKAMKMNSAHNHRGVL; this is encoded by the exons ATGGGAGGAGGACTGGGAATCGcggccctgctcctgctccccttgGCTCTATGGGGCACAACGGCCGTGAAAG TGGGGAACACGATCGTGCAGTCGGAGTTCTACCAGCAGGATGAGAACAAGCAGCACCAGGGCAGCGAGTTCATGTTCGACTTTGACGGCGACGAGATCTTCCATGTGGACCAGGAGAAGACGGAGACTGTGTGGCGCCTGCAGGAGTTCGGGGAGTTCGCCAGCTTCAATGCACAGGGAGCTCTGCAGAACATGGCCATCGGGTGGCAGAACCTCGATGTCTCCATCTCCAACTCCAACAAGTCCCGGGCCACCATCG TGCCGCCGGAGGTGACGGTGTTCCCCAAGCGCCGcgtggagctggaggagcaaaACATCCTGATCTGTTACGTGGACAAGCTGTGGCCGCCGATACTGGAGGTGACGTGGGTGCAGAACGGGCAGAGCGTGAGCGAAGGCGTCTTCGAAACCGTGTTCTACCCGCGGGAGGACAACACGTACCGCATGTTCTCCTACCTGCCCTTCGTGCCCGCGCGCGGGGACTACTACGACTGCCGCGTGGAGCACGAGGGGCTGCCCGGCGGCCTCCTGAAGCACTGGG AACCCGAATTGCCCGCCGCCGCATCTGAGACCACCCAGACCCTGGTCTGCGCCCTGGGCTTGGCTGTGGGCATCATCGGCATCGTGGTGGGCACCACCCTCATCATCAAGGCGATGAAGATGAACAGTGCCCACAACCACAGGGGGGTCTTGTga